From Acidimicrobiales bacterium, the proteins below share one genomic window:
- a CDS encoding DUF2813 domain-containing protein, with the protein MGVVALGSRAADVYNPSLLEALYDHPSVVKSRERRVHSLRDAERFDELRVPLAEAQFDHLRRVTVWDFRTITDRASIPLDTLTVLIGKNAAGKSSLMDAIRIGLDPNSEAAEIPYRMWPSLEFIVTGTPSFTDRTAREVAAYSAIGLSDDLAAVVIPIAEQLLEHPTLIGKPGEWHAALCLE; encoded by the coding sequence TTGGGCGTCGTCGCACTCGGCTCCAGGGCGGCTGACGTGTACAATCCCTCCCTTCTCGAAGCCCTCTACGACCATCCGAGCGTCGTGAAGTCGCGAGAGCGACGAGTTCACAGCTTGCGGGACGCCGAGCGGTTCGATGAGCTCCGGGTCCCCCTTGCCGAGGCACAATTCGACCACCTTCGACGCGTCACCGTTTGGGACTTTCGCACCATAACCGACCGAGCGAGCATCCCCCTTGACACTCTCACAGTCCTAATAGGAAAGAATGCGGCGGGCAAGTCATCATTGATGGATGCGATCCGAATCGGCCTCGATCCGAACAGCGAGGCAGCTGAGATTCCTTACCGAATGTGGCCGTCTCTCGAGTTCATTGTGACCGGTACGCCAAGCTTCACTGACCGCACCGCCCGCGAGGTAGCGGCGTACTCAGCGATTGGATTGTCGGACGACTTGGCCGCCGTGGTGATTCCAATCGCTGAGCAACTCTTGGAGCACCCCACGCTAATCGGGAAGCCTGGAGAATGGCACGCAGCTCTTTGTCTTGAGC